AAGTTCAACGTCACGGCCGCCGTCGCCGTCGCCGGCCCCGCCGCTGCGGGCGCTGCCGCCGTTGAAGAGAAGACCGAGTTCGACGTCGTCCTCGTCGACGCGGGCGCCAGCAAGATCAACGTCATCAAGGAGCTCCGCGCCATCACCGGCCTGGGCCTCAAGGAAGCGAAGGACCTGTCCGAGAAGGGCGGCGCCATCAAGGAAGGCGTCAGCAAGGACGAGGCCGA
This genomic window from Deinococcus aquiradiocola contains:
- the rplL gene encoding 50S ribosomal protein L7/L12; protein product: MAFNKEQFLEDLATINLLELADLIDAIKEKFNVTAAVAVAGPAAAGAAAVEEKTEFDVVLVDAGASKINVIKELRAITGLGLKEAKDLSEKGGAIKEGVSKDEAEKVKAQLEAAGAKVELK